In Cervus elaphus chromosome 29, mCerEla1.1, whole genome shotgun sequence, a single window of DNA contains:
- the LOC122686110 gene encoding 60S ribosomal protein L12 produces MPPKFDPNEIKVVYLRCTGGEVGATSALAPKIGPLGLSPKKVGDDIAKATGDWKGLRITVKLTIQNRQAQIEVVPSASALIIKALKEPPRDRKKQKNIKHSGNITFDEIVNIARQMRHRSLARELSGTIKEILGTAQSVGCNVDGRHPHDIIDDINSGAVECPAS; encoded by the coding sequence ATGCCGCCTAAGTTTGACCCCAACGAGATCAAAGTCGTGTACCTGAGGTGCACCGGTGGGGAAGTCGGTGCCACGTCTGCCCTGGCCCCCAAGATCGGCCCGTTGGGCCTGTCTCCAAAAAAGGTCGGTGATGACATAGCCAAGGCAACTGGTGATTGGAAGGGTCTGAGGATTACAGTGAAACTGACCATTCAGAACAGACAAGCCCAGATTGAGGTGgtaccttctgcttctgccctgaTCATCAAAGCCCTCAAGGAACCACCAAGggacagaaagaagcagaaaaacattAAGCACAGTGGAAACATCACTTTTGATGAGATCGTCAACATTGCCCGGCAGATGCGGCACCGGTCTCTAGCTAGAGAACTTTCTGGAACCATTAAAGAGATCCTGGGGACTGCCCAGTCTGTGGGCTGCAATGTTGATGGCCGCCACCCTCATGACATCATAGATGATATCAACAGTGGTGCAGTGGAGTGCCCAGCTAGTTAA